In the genome of Porphyrobacter sp. ULC335, one region contains:
- the greB gene encoding transcription elongation factor GreB produces MKVQGAPITPAGMAALKARYDHLLGTERPAIVEIVSWAAGNGDRSENGDYLYGRKKMREIDRELTHLIKRMKALRVVDPAAQIDRGRVFFGAKVEIADEDDNRQTVQLVGDDEQDAGAGRIGWNSPLARALRGAGVGDLRIVTLPSGTREWEVLAIAYD; encoded by the coding sequence ATGAAGGTTCAGGGGGCACCGATCACGCCAGCGGGGATGGCCGCGCTCAAGGCGCGCTATGATCACCTGCTCGGCACAGAGCGTCCGGCGATTGTCGAGATCGTCAGCTGGGCGGCAGGCAATGGCGACCGCTCGGAGAACGGCGATTACCTCTATGGCCGCAAGAAGATGCGCGAAATCGACCGCGAGCTGACCCATCTGATCAAGCGGATGAAGGCGCTGCGGGTGGTCGATCCGGCAGCACAGATCGACCGCGGCCGCGTGTTCTTCGGCGCGAAGGTCGAAATCGCGGACGAGGATGACAATCGCCAGACCGTGCAACTGGTGGGCGACGACGAACAGGACGCGGGCGCAGGCCGGATCGGCTGGAACTCCCCGCTGGCGCGCGCGCTGCGCGGAGCTGGCGTGGGCGATCTGCGCATTGTCACTCTGCCCTCGGGCACGCGCGAGTGGGAAGTGTTGGCGATTGCTTACGACTGA
- a CDS encoding class I SAM-dependent methyltransferase — MSTDPDTIAFYQTRAPHYVLKFGQAHSYQLDPFLDQLPVGGRVLELGCGGGQDAARIAARGFAVDATDATPAMVAKANERWGVGARVMAFEELDAEAAYDGVWAHASLLHCPRAALPDVLARIHRALRPGGWHFASYKLGDQEARDTLGRFYNFPAADWLAAQYSAIPGWEIVDTRHYMAGGFDNVERDWIDLIVRKA; from the coding sequence GTGAGCACCGATCCCGATACGATTGCCTTCTACCAGACCCGCGCACCGCATTATGTGCTGAAGTTCGGTCAGGCGCATTCCTATCAGCTTGATCCCTTCCTCGACCAACTGCCTGTGGGCGGACGCGTGCTCGAACTCGGCTGCGGCGGCGGGCAGGATGCGGCGCGGATCGCCGCGCGCGGGTTCGCGGTCGATGCGACCGATGCGACACCTGCCATGGTCGCCAAGGCCAACGAACGTTGGGGTGTGGGCGCGCGCGTCATGGCCTTTGAAGAGCTCGATGCCGAGGCCGCCTATGACGGCGTCTGGGCCCATGCCAGCCTGCTCCACTGCCCCCGCGCTGCGCTGCCCGATGTGCTGGCCCGCATCCACCGCGCCTTGCGCCCCGGTGGCTGGCATTTCGCCAGCTACAAACTCGGGGACCAAGAGGCCCGCGATACTCTTGGCCGGTTCTACAACTTTCCCGCTGCCGATTGGCTTGCGGCGCAATACAGCGCGATTCCCGGCTGGGAGATCGTCGATACCCGGCATTACATGGCCGGCGGGTTCGACAATGTGGAGCGCGACTGGATCGACCTTATCGTGAGGAAAGCATGA
- a CDS encoding lytic transglycosylase domain-containing protein: MVRKFLNSSRIYAASLAIGTGLTFGAPLAAQDWGNSNDLVARQPTAIDAALARWEVLQASRTHTFADYAGFVLAYPTFPRIDILRQRAEAALENEAPPQADLLRYFDANPPLTNPARARYALALAAVQRPEALSEARKAWRGGAMSDPVELYLVGLYGAQFTPDDHAVRMDALLWQGKADAASRQLVNLPEAERPLALARLSLLRGARPEAAGIAVPPGAEADPGYVFNLVKFLRSTGQNGEAARVFTNRPAFVRPAREPEAFVGQLLDLAEVSGAGDAARIAGATQDLFAPGTDLSLTSFTLRDRLTDLMWLGGTKALWQLGDGTTAAPLFARYGDAAKTPLTKAKGYFWAGRAARQAGLSAEATRYFEMAARWPDYYYGQLALSALGRPMPGFAGLPQPAMDASVRAEFESRPVVKAIRALAKNRRDWRTERRFFEALGDEADTPTEMLMAAMLANEVGLDEMAVVLGMKAGENGLSGLERIGFPVVSTPSAVNDWVMVHAIGRQESEFDRTRVSHAGARGLMQLMPGTAREQAGKLGMNYMAADLIGAPHYNIQLGDAYFARMMSYYGGAYPLAVGAYNAGPGRVNEWLRKNGDPRTGAIDWVTWVEKIPANFETRYYIMRVIGNAVTYSHMYPETAGLPRPVDTFLR, translated from the coding sequence ATGGTCCGTAAGTTTTTGAATTCGTCACGGATATATGCTGCCAGTCTCGCGATCGGGACGGGTCTGACGTTCGGCGCGCCGCTGGCTGCGCAGGATTGGGGCAACAGCAACGATCTCGTCGCCCGTCAGCCCACGGCCATCGACGCCGCTTTGGCGCGTTGGGAAGTGCTGCAGGCCAGCCGCACCCATACCTTCGCCGACTATGCGGGTTTCGTGCTTGCCTACCCCACCTTCCCGCGCATCGACATCCTGCGCCAGCGGGCCGAAGCCGCGCTGGAGAATGAAGCCCCGCCGCAGGCCGATTTGCTGCGCTACTTCGATGCCAACCCGCCGCTCACCAACCCGGCTCGCGCGCGTTACGCCCTGGCGCTCGCTGCGGTGCAGCGGCCCGAAGCCCTGTCCGAAGCGCGCAAGGCATGGCGCGGCGGCGCGATGAGCGATCCGGTCGAGCTGTATCTCGTCGGGCTTTACGGTGCGCAGTTCACGCCGGACGATCACGCGGTGCGGATGGATGCGCTGCTGTGGCAGGGCAAGGCCGATGCCGCCTCGCGCCAGCTGGTGAACCTTCCCGAAGCCGAGCGGCCCCTCGCCCTCGCCCGCCTGTCACTGCTGCGCGGTGCGCGGCCAGAGGCGGCCGGAATCGCCGTTCCTCCCGGGGCCGAGGCCGATCCGGGCTATGTCTTCAATCTCGTGAAGTTCCTGCGCTCGACCGGCCAGAACGGCGAGGCCGCGCGAGTGTTCACCAACCGCCCCGCCTTTGTCCGCCCGGCGCGCGAGCCCGAGGCCTTTGTCGGCCAGCTGCTCGATCTCGCGGAAGTCTCCGGCGCAGGGGATGCCGCGCGGATTGCCGGTGCCACGCAAGACCTGTTCGCCCCCGGCACCGATTTGTCGCTCACCAGCTTCACTTTGCGCGACCGGCTGACCGATCTGATGTGGCTGGGCGGCACCAAGGCGCTGTGGCAGCTGGGCGACGGAACCACCGCCGCGCCGCTGTTTGCGCGCTATGGCGATGCAGCCAAGACGCCGCTGACCAAGGCCAAGGGCTATTTCTGGGCTGGACGCGCCGCGCGTCAGGCCGGATTGAGCGCTGAGGCAACGCGCTATTTCGAAATGGCAGCGCGCTGGCCTGATTACTATTACGGCCAGCTCGCGCTGTCGGCGCTTGGCCGTCCGATGCCGGGCTTTGCCGGTCTCCCCCAGCCTGCGATGGATGCCAGCGTTCGCGCCGAGTTCGAAAGCCGCCCCGTCGTCAAGGCGATCCGCGCGCTCGCCAAGAACCGCCGCGACTGGCGCACCGAACGCCGCTTCTTCGAAGCTCTTGGTGACGAGGCCGATACGCCCACCGAAATGCTGATGGCCGCGATGCTCGCCAACGAAGTCGGGCTGGACGAGATGGCCGTGGTGCTCGGCATGAAGGCGGGCGAGAACGGGTTGTCGGGGCTTGAGCGGATCGGATTCCCGGTCGTCTCCACGCCGTCTGCGGTCAATGACTGGGTGATGGTCCACGCGATCGGTCGGCAGGAAAGCGAATTCGACCGCACCCGTGTCAGCCATGCCGGCGCGCGGGGGCTGATGCAGCTGATGCCCGGCACCGCACGCGAACAGGCGGGCAAGCTCGGCATGAATTACATGGCCGCCGATCTGATCGGCGCGCCGCATTACAACATCCAGTTGGGTGACGCCTATTTCGCGCGGATGATGAGCTATTACGGCGGGGCCTACCCGCTCGCCGTGGGCGCTTACAATGCCGGGCCGGGACGCGTGAACGAATGGCTGCGCAAGAACGGCGATCCGCGCACCGGCGCAATCGACTGGGTGACCTGGGTCGAGAAGATCCCCGCCAATTTCGAGACGCGCTATTACATCATGCGCGTCATCGGCAATGCGGTGACCTATTCGCACATGTATCCCGAAACCGCAGGCCTGCCGCGCCCCGTCGACACCTTCCTGCGCTGA
- the rlmN gene encoding 23S rRNA (adenine(2503)-C(2))-methyltransferase RlmN — protein MADTALMTIPGLVDPVPASRDITPRADGRVDLIGLPRPRIRELFEEAGLDAKAAKLRAKQVFHWLYHRGVTDFEAMTDIAKPMRPWLAERFVIGRPDVVEAQHSVDGTRKWLLRTADGHDFEMVFIPDETRGTLCVSSQVGCTLTCSFCHTGTMKLVRNLTPGEIVGQVMLARDALGEWPKGSMVSDADAIDEDDEAGHYTADGRLLTNIVMMGMGEPLYNFDHVRDALKLVMDGDGLALSKRRITLSTSGVIPMMERCGEEIGVNLAVSLHGVRKEVRDELVPLNKKYGIEQLLQACADYPGASNARRITFEYVMIRDKNDSDDDARELVRLLRQFNLPAKVNLIPFNPWPGAGYETSTPDRIRSFSQIVFEGGFSAPVRTPRGRDIDAACGQLKTAAEKKSRAQRDREAAEAAGA, from the coding sequence ATGGCCGATACCGCACTCATGACCATTCCGGGCCTCGTTGACCCGGTCCCCGCTTCGCGCGACATCACGCCGCGTGCCGATGGCCGTGTCGATCTGATCGGCCTGCCCCGCCCGCGCATCCGCGAGCTGTTCGAGGAAGCCGGGCTCGATGCCAAGGCGGCCAAGCTGCGCGCCAAGCAGGTGTTCCATTGGCTCTATCACCGCGGCGTCACCGATTTCGAGGCGATGACCGACATCGCCAAGCCGATGCGCCCGTGGCTGGCGGAGCGCTTCGTGATCGGCCGCCCCGATGTTGTCGAGGCGCAGCACTCGGTTGACGGTACCCGCAAGTGGCTGCTGCGCACTGCCGACGGCCACGATTTCGAGATGGTGTTCATCCCCGACGAGACGCGCGGCACCCTGTGCGTTTCCTCGCAGGTCGGCTGCACCCTCACCTGTTCGTTCTGCCACACCGGCACCATGAAGCTGGTCCGCAACCTCACCCCGGGCGAGATCGTCGGGCAGGTGATGCTGGCGCGCGATGCATTGGGCGAATGGCCGAAAGGCTCGATGGTCAGCGATGCCGACGCGATCGACGAGGATGACGAGGCGGGTCACTACACCGCCGATGGCCGGTTGCTCACCAACATCGTGATGATGGGCATGGGTGAGCCCCTGTATAATTTCGATCACGTTCGCGATGCATTGAAGCTGGTGATGGACGGCGACGGCCTCGCCCTGTCGAAGCGGCGCATCACCCTTTCGACCAGCGGCGTCATCCCGATGATGGAGCGCTGCGGCGAGGAGATCGGCGTGAACCTGGCGGTCTCGCTCCACGGCGTGCGCAAGGAAGTGCGCGATGAACTGGTGCCGCTCAACAAGAAATACGGGATCGAGCAGCTGCTTCAGGCCTGCGCCGACTATCCCGGTGCCAGCAATGCGCGGCGCATCACCTTTGAATATGTGATGATCCGCGACAAGAACGACAGCGATGATGACGCGCGCGAGCTTGTCCGCCTGCTGCGCCAGTTCAACCTGCCGGCCAAGGTCAACCTGATCCCCTTCAACCCCTGGCCCGGTGCGGGTTACGAAACCTCGACGCCTGATCGTATCCGCAGTTTCTCGCAGATCGTGTTCGAGGGCGGCTTCTCCGCTCCGGTGCGCACGCCGCGCGGGCGTGATATCGACGCGGCCTGCGGGCAGTTGAAGACGGCAGCCGAGAAGAAGTCCCGCGCCCAACGCGACCGCGAGGCGGCAGAAGCAGCAGGCGCGTGA
- a CDS encoding DUF2062 domain-containing protein, protein MSVPPPRQPTIAKRSKTWAMDIIRKNTPTREEMANNRFLAPVAHRVLSPELWRFTRRSVPRGVALGLFAAFIFPLGQILISTFLALPVRANVPLAALVTFVTNPFTLPFWAAIAYKLGDFVLHFGATAPAVVTAKAASSGAWAWFADAYEVAGATLLGYLVLSFAAPVIGYILSAWVWRAVVSRKRARRLKVMEARLDQRLGAQ, encoded by the coding sequence ATGAGCGTGCCACCGCCCCGCCAGCCCACCATCGCCAAGCGGTCAAAGACCTGGGCAATGGACATCATCCGCAAGAACACCCCGACGCGCGAGGAAATGGCGAATAACCGCTTTCTCGCCCCCGTCGCGCACCGCGTGCTTTCGCCCGAATTGTGGCGCTTCACGCGGCGCTCGGTGCCGCGCGGCGTGGCGCTGGGGTTGTTTGCGGCTTTCATTTTCCCCTTGGGGCAAATCCTGATTTCCACCTTCCTTGCGCTGCCGGTGCGCGCCAATGTGCCGCTGGCTGCACTGGTGACCTTTGTCACCAACCCCTTTACGCTGCCCTTCTGGGCGGCAATCGCCTACAAGCTCGGCGATTTCGTGCTGCATTTCGGCGCGACTGCCCCGGCGGTGGTCACAGCCAAGGCCGCCAGTAGCGGGGCATGGGCCTGGTTCGCAGACGCATACGAAGTCGCCGGTGCCACTCTGCTCGGCTATCTGGTGCTGTCGTTTGCCGCGCCTGTGATCGGTTACATCCTTTCTGCATGGGTATGGCGCGCCGTAGTGTCCCGTAAGCGGGCCAGACGGTTGAAGGTGATGGAAGCGCGTCTCGACCAGCGGCTCGGTGCGCAGTAG
- a CDS encoding RNA 2'-phosphotransferase yields the protein MTPIAQCRRICNTARMSDQHRKRSKALSYWLRHAPEQGGITLDPGGWAETHAVLLALQRDGLETSPDLLRAVVAENEKSRFELSEDGHRIRARQGHSVAVEGSWEAATPPPVLFHGTVEKFLPAIMQEGLTRQQRHHVHLSPDIETATRVGQRRGSAIILAVDAAAMGAAGFAFALSSNGVWLVETVPPQFLRRLDSTQS from the coding sequence TTGACCCCGATTGCCCAGTGTCGGCGAATTTGCAACACCGCGCGTATGTCGGATCAGCATCGCAAACGCTCAAAGGCCCTGTCCTACTGGCTGCGGCACGCGCCGGAGCAGGGCGGAATCACGCTCGATCCTGGCGGGTGGGCAGAGACCCATGCGGTGCTGCTTGCGTTGCAACGCGATGGTCTGGAAACCTCGCCCGACCTGCTGCGCGCGGTGGTTGCGGAGAATGAAAAGAGCCGGTTCGAACTGTCGGAAGATGGCCATCGCATCCGTGCAAGGCAGGGGCATTCGGTCGCGGTCGAAGGAAGCTGGGAAGCCGCCACACCGCCACCGGTGCTGTTTCACGGTACGGTGGAGAAATTTCTTCCGGCGATCATGCAGGAGGGTCTGACCCGGCAACAACGCCATCATGTGCATCTGTCCCCGGACATTGAAACCGCGACCCGGGTCGGGCAGCGGCGCGGGTCGGCAATCATTCTCGCGGTTGATGCAGCGGCGATGGGGGCGGCGGGCTTTGCCTTCGCGCTGTCGAGCAATGGTGTCTGGCTGGTCGAAACGGTGCCGCCGCAATTTCTCCGGCGGCTGGATTCCACTCAGTCGTAA
- a CDS encoding succinylglutamate desuccinylase/aspartoacylase family protein has protein sequence MTTPEPFIIAGTSVAPGTASDVAFPITTLATGTSSSLAVRVLHGARPGPAVFVSAAIHGDEIIGTAVIQRLAQELDPAALAGTVLLVPVANIFGFITHSRYLPDRRDLNRSFPGSAGGSLAGQLAHVFYREVVARCTLGIDIHSAAIHRYNLPQIRIAAGNRRLVELAMAFGAPVIIESPLRDGSLRDQAQKHGVEMLLMEAGEALRFDRLSIETGVEGVERVLAHLGMIEADDGLSAVGIPARANRSVWVRSPRGGVAQMVRESGDPVRKGDLLGCVAGLFGEEAEEMVSPVDGIIIGHATLPVVHQGDALFHIAAIDHPERVGAQIDSITEAILASEPQGSAQRLLDEDEVV, from the coding sequence ATGACCACGCCAGAGCCGTTCATCATCGCAGGCACCAGTGTCGCCCCCGGCACAGCCAGCGATGTCGCCTTCCCGATCACGACGCTGGCAACCGGCACGTCCTCGTCACTGGCGGTGCGGGTTCTGCACGGCGCGCGGCCCGGCCCGGCGGTGTTCGTCAGCGCTGCGATCCACGGGGACGAGATTATCGGCACGGCAGTGATCCAGCGGCTCGCGCAGGAGCTGGATCCTGCGGCGTTGGCGGGAACGGTGCTGCTGGTGCCGGTCGCCAATATCTTCGGCTTCATCACCCATTCGCGCTACCTGCCCGACCGGCGCGATCTCAACCGCAGCTTCCCCGGAAGCGCAGGGGGATCGCTCGCCGGGCAGCTGGCGCATGTTTTCTACCGCGAGGTGGTGGCGCGCTGCACGCTGGGCATCGATATCCATTCGGCGGCGATACACCGCTACAACCTCCCCCAGATCCGCATCGCCGCGGGCAACCGGCGGCTGGTGGAGCTGGCAATGGCGTTCGGCGCGCCCGTCATCATCGAGAGTCCCCTGCGCGATGGTTCGCTGCGCGATCAGGCGCAGAAGCACGGGGTCGAAATGCTGCTGATGGAGGCCGGCGAGGCGCTGCGGTTTGACCGCCTGTCGATTGAAACCGGGGTTGAGGGCGTGGAGCGGGTGCTCGCCCACCTCGGCATGATCGAAGCGGATGACGGCCTGAGCGCGGTCGGCATTCCGGCGCGGGCGAACCGTTCGGTCTGGGTGCGGTCTCCGCGTGGCGGGGTGGCGCAGATGGTGCGCGAATCCGGCGATCCGGTGCGGAAAGGCGATCTGCTCGGCTGCGTCGCAGGCCTGTTCGGCGAGGAAGCCGAGGAGATGGTCAGCCCGGTCGACGGGATCATCATCGGCCACGCCACCCTGCCCGTCGTCCACCAGGGCGACGCCCTGTTCCACATCGCCGCCATCGACCACCCCGAGCGGGTCGGCGCGCAGATCGATTCGATCACCGAAGCGATTCTGGCGAGCGAACCGCAGGGGAGCGCCCAACGCCTGCTGGACGAGGACGAGGTGGTTTAG
- the dapA gene encoding 4-hydroxy-tetrahydrodipicolinate synthase, with the protein MFSGSIPALVTPFRGGAFDEVAFRRLVDWQIENGSAALVPCGTTGEASTLSNAEHHRVIEVCIEQAAGRVPVIAGCGSNDTRNAQLHMNFAKKAGAAAGLCVAPYYNRPSQRGLIAHFSYLAENCDLPIVLYNVPARTVTDILDDTVVELVRKYPDRIIAIKDASGDLSRVADHRMGIGREFCQLSGNDELWLPHAAAGGRGCISVTANVAPKLCAEFHEAIAANELKKARQLNDRLFPLHYAMFSDASPAPVKYALSRVHQWIEPEVRLPLVECSDEARRAVDEALVLAGVIPA; encoded by the coding sequence ATGTTCAGCGGTTCGATACCCGCTCTGGTGACTCCTTTTCGCGGCGGAGCGTTCGATGAGGTCGCGTTCCGGCGGCTGGTCGACTGGCAGATCGAGAACGGCAGCGCCGCGCTTGTCCCCTGCGGCACGACGGGTGAGGCATCGACCCTTTCCAACGCCGAGCATCACCGTGTGATCGAAGTGTGCATCGAGCAGGCGGCGGGCCGCGTGCCGGTGATCGCGGGCTGCGGATCGAACGACACGCGCAATGCGCAGCTGCACATGAACTTCGCCAAAAAGGCTGGCGCGGCAGCAGGGCTGTGCGTTGCCCCGTACTACAACCGCCCGAGCCAGCGCGGGTTGATCGCGCATTTCAGTTATCTCGCGGAAAACTGCGACCTGCCGATCGTGCTCTATAATGTGCCCGCGCGCACGGTGACCGATATTCTCGACGACACGGTGGTCGAATTGGTGCGCAAGTATCCCGACCGGATCATCGCCATCAAGGACGCGAGCGGGGACCTGAGCCGCGTCGCCGATCACCGCATGGGCATCGGGCGCGAGTTCTGCCAGCTTTCCGGCAATGACGAATTGTGGCTCCCCCACGCGGCGGCGGGCGGGCGAGGCTGCATCTCGGTGACGGCCAATGTCGCGCCCAAGCTGTGCGCCGAGTTCCACGAAGCTATCGCAGCGAACGAATTGAAGAAGGCGCGGCAACTGAACGACCGCCTGTTCCCGCTGCACTACGCGATGTTCTCCGACGCGAGCCCCGCGCCGGTGAAGTATGCGCTGAGCCGCGTCCACCAGTGGATCGAACCGGAAGTGCGCTTGCCGCTGGTCGAGTGCTCGGACGAAGCCCGCCGCGCGGTGGATGAGGCGCTGGTTCTCGCGGGGGTCATCCCCGCCTAA
- the smpB gene encoding SsrA-binding protein SmpB has translation MARPKPVTFDKLKIVAENRRARFDYYIEDTFEAGLALQGTEVKALRAGEASIAESYAEVKDGQVWLINANIPEYSHGNRLNHEPRRPRKLLLHEREIEKFVGAVERKGMTLVPLMVYFNSTGRAKVELALAKGKQNHDKRASTKERDWKRDKARLMRDRG, from the coding sequence ATGGCACGCCCCAAACCCGTAACCTTCGACAAGCTCAAGATCGTCGCCGAGAACCGCCGCGCGCGGTTCGACTACTATATAGAGGACACTTTCGAGGCCGGGCTGGCCTTGCAAGGCACCGAGGTGAAGGCGCTGCGGGCGGGCGAGGCGAGCATCGCGGAAAGCTATGCCGAGGTGAAGGACGGGCAAGTGTGGCTGATCAACGCCAATATTCCCGAATACAGCCACGGCAACCGCCTCAACCACGAGCCGCGCCGCCCGCGCAAATTGCTGCTGCACGAACGCGAGATCGAGAAGTTCGTCGGCGCGGTGGAGCGCAAGGGCATGACGCTGGTCCCGCTGATGGTCTATTTCAACAGCACCGGTCGGGCAAAGGTCGAACTCGCGCTCGCCAAGGGCAAGCAGAACCATGACAAGCGCGCCAGCACCAAGGAACGCGACTGGAAGCGCGACAAAGCGCGCCTGATGCGCGACCGCGGGTAA
- a CDS encoding PAS domain-containing sensor histidine kinase gives MLALGGAVVASAAVLFFATSSGLVALAFVLAAGVLLGGVVMLDRMRDAPEREGVAAPDWSVTVAAIERAGEAIAITDRANRMVCANIFFLDSFGASAAPPALPFGRKALEAVTLLARNAWRDGSAALEDVEASDETRWQVSATRAGRGDDHLIWRLRPIVRTTSSNLHALDLAGPFGKMLSRAGIETAITTSDGVIRAVSAGFAERAAGDERASMVGQDFVSFLRSDERDRIFFAREGRGGTPQTLVDVPLVDPEERVTPAGPDEATSLMLLIDSGVGIGSGWDGASQAGVAQLDALLAQLPLGLAMTDRDGRFLFANDAFLRSVAREGRGLPAFPTDLVVREDKAALSDAVRRHGRGPSTSGDVAVRLVNSPEEPVSLGLAGVRGLGEAAVLLSLADTSQENQLRRQVAQATKMQAVGQLAGGVAHDFNNVLTAIIGNCDLMLLRHIPGDSDYDDIQQIRANSNRAAALTRQLLAFSRQQTLRPEIIQLPDVVSEVSPLIKRLLGEKITYYVQHDRNLGPVRADPQQMEQVIMNLAVNARDAIQSRGNGTGRISLFTRTLHAKQVIQLGSEVLPAADYTVLIVQDTGGGIPPHVLPKLFEPFFTTKEQGKGTGLGLSTAYGIVKQSGGFIFADNIADKTGHPVGARFTVYFPVHRGEMPKKRAAAPLVSSDWSAGGKVLLVEDEDMVRAVAERALTRAGYEVTACANGEEGLAAITEGGTFDVVVSDVVMPGMDGPAMVRAIRAQLPKMPVLFMSGYAEEQLRRDIDIPDMHFIAKPFSVASIGDKVGAVLQQARAEAEAGA, from the coding sequence ATGCTGGCGCTTGGCGGCGCTGTGGTTGCGAGCGCTGCGGTGCTGTTCTTCGCCACCAGCAGCGGCCTTGTGGCGCTGGCCTTTGTGCTGGCAGCGGGCGTGCTGTTGGGCGGGGTGGTGATGCTCGACCGGATGCGCGATGCCCCTGAACGCGAGGGCGTGGCCGCGCCCGACTGGAGCGTCACGGTCGCAGCGATCGAGCGTGCGGGCGAGGCGATTGCCATTACCGACCGCGCCAATCGCATGGTTTGCGCCAATATCTTCTTCCTCGACAGTTTTGGCGCCAGTGCCGCGCCGCCTGCGCTGCCGTTCGGACGCAAGGCGCTGGAGGCGGTGACGCTGCTCGCACGCAACGCCTGGCGCGACGGGAGCGCCGCGCTTGAGGATGTGGAGGCTTCGGACGAGACGCGCTGGCAGGTTTCCGCCACGCGCGCCGGACGGGGGGACGATCACCTGATCTGGCGGCTGCGCCCGATCGTGCGCACCACCAGCAGCAACCTGCACGCGCTCGATCTGGCCGGGCCGTTCGGCAAGATGCTGAGCCGCGCCGGGATCGAGACCGCTATCACCACTTCCGATGGCGTGATCCGCGCCGTCAGCGCCGGCTTTGCCGAGCGGGCCGCCGGGGACGAGCGGGCGAGCATGGTGGGGCAGGATTTCGTCAGCTTCCTGCGCTCCGACGAACGCGACCGCATTTTCTTTGCCCGCGAAGGGCGGGGCGGAACGCCGCAGACGCTGGTCGACGTCCCGCTGGTCGATCCCGAGGAGCGGGTTACCCCCGCAGGCCCGGACGAGGCGACGTCCCTGATGCTGCTGATCGATTCGGGCGTGGGCATCGGTTCGGGCTGGGATGGCGCTTCGCAAGCCGGGGTCGCGCAGCTTGATGCACTGCTGGCGCAATTGCCGCTGGGCCTTGCCATGACCGACCGTGACGGGCGCTTCCTCTTCGCCAATGACGCCTTCCTGCGATCGGTCGCGCGCGAGGGGCGGGGGCTGCCTGCCTTCCCGACCGATCTCGTCGTGCGCGAGGACAAGGCTGCGCTGTCCGATGCGGTGCGCCGCCACGGACGCGGCCCTTCGACCAGCGGCGATGTTGCGGTGCGACTGGTCAACAGCCCGGAAGAGCCGGTCTCGCTCGGCCTTGCGGGCGTGCGGGGCCTTGGCGAGGCGGCGGTGCTGCTTTCGCTTGCCGACACCTCGCAGGAAAACCAGCTGCGCCGTCAGGTGGCGCAGGCCACCAAGATGCAGGCCGTGGGCCAGCTTGCGGGCGGCGTCGCGCATGACTTCAACAATGTGCTGACCGCGATCATCGGCAATTGCGATCTGATGCTGCTGCGCCATATCCCGGGCGACAGTGATTACGACGACATCCAGCAGATCCGCGCCAATTCCAACCGCGCCGCCGCGCTGACGCGCCAGTTGCTCGCCTTCTCGCGCCAGCAGACCTTGCGGCCCGAGATCATCCAGCTTCCCGACGTGGTCAGCGAGGTCAGCCCGCTGATCAAGCGGTTGCTGGGCGAGAAGATCACCTACTACGTCCAGCATGACCGCAACCTTGGCCCGGTGCGCGCCGATCCGCAGCAGATGGAGCAGGTCATCATGAACCTCGCCGTCAACGCGCGCGATGCGATCCAGTCGCGCGGGAATGGCACGGGGCGGATTTCGCTGTTCACCCGGACGTTGCATGCCAAGCAGGTGATCCAGCTCGGCTCCGAGGTGCTGCCCGCGGCGGACTATACCGTGCTGATCGTGCAGGACACCGGCGGCGGCATTCCGCCGCACGTGCTGCCCAAGCTGTTCGAGCCGTTCTTCACCACCAAGGAACAGGGCAAGGGCACCGGCCTCGGCCTGTCGACGGCCTACGGGATCGTCAAGCAATCGGGCGGGTTCATCTTCGCCGACAATATCGCGGACAAGACCGGCCACCCCGTCGGTGCGCGTTTCACGGTCTATTTCCCCGTCCACCGCGGCGAGATGCCCAAGAAGCGCGCGGCTGCGCCGCTGGTTTCTTCCGACTGGTCGGCAGGTGGCAAGGTGCTGCTAGTCGAGGACGAGGACATGGTGCGCGCCGTAGCCGAACGGGCGCTGACCCGTGCGGGTTACGAAGTCACCGCCTGCGCCAATGGTGAGGAAGGCCTTGCCGCCATCACCGAGGGCGGGACGTTCGATGTCGTGGTGAGCGATGTGGTGATGCCCGGGATGGACGGACCCGCCATGGTCCGCGCCATCCGCGCACAGCTTCCCAAGATGCCGGTGCTTTTCATGTCAGGC